A window from Sediminispirochaeta bajacaliforniensis DSM 16054 encodes these proteins:
- a CDS encoding ACP S-malonyltransferase — protein sequence MAQRTTTGTLIFLYPGQGAQYPGMVRDIFEASSGVKELFTLASDCTGIDMKALLFEADETELKKTEHTQAAITLANIAVRKFLSESGIESSAVAGFSLGEYAALADAGVLTEEAVFRLVVERGRLMAEAIEEGAEGAMAAVIGIDAQTVDKIIEGIEGVYPANYNAPLQTVISGTHKGLESAATRLKAAGARRVVQLKVAGPFHTPLLERASARFAEVIGHYQFSSPVKPLFSNVTGTVVVSSEKIRALCARQIISPVRWTTVESSICEMKPTLAIESGPGKVLSGLWKSSPASVPCLSVDNREAALAARTFIENS from the coding sequence ATGGCACAGCGTACAACAACAGGCACGCTCATCTTTCTCTACCCTGGCCAGGGGGCTCAGTACCCCGGTATGGTACGGGATATCTTCGAAGCAAGCAGCGGTGTCAAAGAGCTTTTCACCCTGGCATCGGATTGTACCGGTATCGATATGAAGGCCCTTCTCTTCGAAGCAGATGAGACGGAGCTAAAGAAGACGGAACATACTCAGGCTGCGATAACCCTTGCGAATATCGCCGTTCGAAAATTTCTCTCCGAATCGGGAATCGAATCTTCTGCCGTTGCCGGCTTCAGCCTTGGCGAATATGCTGCCCTTGCCGATGCAGGGGTTCTGACCGAAGAAGCCGTTTTCAGGCTTGTGGTCGAACGGGGGCGTCTCATGGCCGAAGCAATCGAAGAGGGCGCCGAAGGAGCCATGGCCGCAGTGATCGGTATCGATGCACAAACAGTTGACAAAATAATCGAGGGGATAGAGGGCGTTTACCCTGCAAACTACAACGCCCCCCTTCAGACCGTCATAAGCGGCACCCATAAGGGGCTTGAGAGCGCAGCTACACGCCTAAAAGCGGCCGGTGCACGGAGGGTTGTCCAGCTCAAGGTAGCAGGGCCTTTTCACACCCCACTTCTTGAACGGGCAAGCGCCCGCTTTGCAGAGGTTATCGGTCACTATCAATTTTCTTCCCCGGTAAAGCCTCTGTTCTCCAACGTGACGGGGACGGTAGTGGTTTCTTCAGAAAAAATACGCGCACTCTGCGCAAGACAGATCATTTCGCCGGTACGGTGGACGACTGTTGAATCTTCTATTTGTGAAATGAAACCGACTTTGGCGATTGAATCCGGCCCCGGGAAGGTTCTTTCCGGACTCTGGAAGAGCAGCCCTGCTTCAGTGCCTTGTCTCTCCGTTGACAACAGAGAAGCTGCTCTTGCCGCCCGAACGTTTATTGAGAATAGCTAA
- the fabG gene encoding 3-oxoacyl-[acyl-carrier-protein] reductase, whose amino-acid sequence MNENQGILKGKTAIVTGASRGIGAAIVERFLAEGAVVYGFSRSKAEFQGDFHWIKVDVGDAESIEQGLEKVFEAVGTPDLLVNNAGITRDGLVFRMKDSDWEDVLRINLTSAFRISKGVALRMAKARSGAIVNISSVVGITGNGGQTNYAASKAGLIGFSKSLARELASRGVRVNVVAPGFVDTSMTESLTDTVKEELAGKIPLGRTAKPEEVAEAVLFLASDHSSYITGQVLAVDGGMTM is encoded by the coding sequence ATGAACGAGAATCAGGGAATCCTGAAGGGAAAAACAGCCATTGTAACAGGTGCCAGTCGGGGAATCGGTGCGGCAATCGTCGAACGCTTTCTCGCCGAAGGTGCCGTTGTCTACGGTTTTAGTCGCAGTAAGGCGGAGTTTCAGGGAGACTTTCACTGGATCAAAGTTGATGTAGGGGATGCGGAAAGCATTGAACAGGGTTTGGAGAAGGTCTTTGAAGCCGTCGGCACACCAGACCTTCTCGTCAACAATGCTGGAATAACCAGGGACGGACTTGTTTTCCGGATGAAAGATAGCGATTGGGAAGATGTACTGAGGATCAACCTTACCAGTGCTTTTAGGATTTCCAAGGGAGTCGCCCTGCGCATGGCCAAGGCCCGTTCCGGGGCAATAGTTAATATATCAAGTGTGGTCGGTATTACCGGCAACGGTGGCCAGACAAACTACGCGGCAAGCAAGGCTGGCCTGATCGGTTTTTCCAAAAGCCTTGCACGAGAATTGGCTTCCCGAGGGGTACGGGTGAATGTAGTTGCCCCGGGCTTTGTCGATACATCTATGACCGAGTCCTTAACCGATACGGTCAAAGAGGAGTTGGCGGGTAAAATACCCCTTGGGCGAACCGCCAAACCGGAGGAAGTTGCAGAAGCAGTACTCTTCCTTGCCTCGGATCACTCCTCATATATCACGGGTCAGGTTCTTGCCGTCGACGGCGGAATGACCATGTAA
- the fabF gene encoding beta-ketoacyl-ACP synthase II, translating into MENQKRRVVVTGMGAITPLGNDVESTWQALKTGKSGIVRNDRFDISEFPSKIAGLVRDFEPNNYMEKKDARKMALFAQYGVAAARQALDQAALSSGNFDPDRASVFLGNGIGGFEIIEGAYRILFSKGPSRIPPLTIPKLISNEGPANVAMVFGLKGPCQTITTACASGSDAIGAAVASIRSGRSDIAVTGGTEGCITELGIGGFCILQTLSTKYNDDPTRASRPFDKDRDGFVIAEGAGVIVLEELEHAKARGAKILAELAGYGASCDAYHLTSPEPDGEGAAKAMRLAMEDGELRPEDIDYVNAHGTSTPTNDPIETRAIKKALGERAREIPVTSTKSMTGHLVGAAGGLETIISVLTIRDGFVPGTINLEEADPECDLNYLPGKGKEMKVRATLSNSLGFGGHNAVVAVKEWKE; encoded by the coding sequence ATGGAGAACCAGAAACGTCGAGTCGTCGTAACCGGTATGGGGGCGATTACTCCGCTCGGCAATGATGTCGAGTCTACTTGGCAGGCCTTGAAAACGGGGAAAAGCGGTATTGTAAGAAATGATCGCTTTGACATTTCCGAATTTCCCTCGAAGATTGCAGGGCTTGTAAGAGATTTTGAGCCAAACAACTATATGGAAAAAAAGGATGCACGGAAGATGGCCCTGTTTGCACAGTACGGTGTAGCCGCAGCCAGACAGGCACTTGACCAGGCAGCGCTTAGCAGTGGAAATTTCGATCCAGATCGCGCATCGGTGTTCCTAGGAAATGGAATTGGGGGCTTCGAAATCATCGAAGGCGCCTATCGTATCCTTTTTTCCAAGGGACCAAGCAGAATTCCTCCCCTAACGATCCCCAAGTTGATCAGTAACGAAGGGCCTGCTAATGTCGCCATGGTTTTCGGGCTCAAAGGCCCCTGCCAAACCATTACCACCGCTTGCGCCAGCGGAAGCGACGCCATAGGTGCTGCTGTAGCATCCATCCGCAGCGGAAGAAGCGATATTGCAGTCACGGGAGGAACCGAAGGGTGTATCACGGAACTCGGCATTGGCGGATTTTGCATACTTCAAACCCTCTCTACGAAATATAACGATGATCCGACAAGGGCCAGCCGTCCCTTCGATAAGGATCGAGACGGCTTTGTCATAGCCGAAGGTGCCGGTGTTATAGTGCTTGAAGAACTCGAACATGCCAAGGCGCGGGGTGCAAAAATTCTTGCCGAGTTAGCCGGTTATGGTGCAAGTTGTGATGCCTATCATCTAACTTCGCCCGAGCCGGACGGAGAGGGCGCGGCAAAGGCCATGAGGCTTGCCATGGAAGACGGAGAGCTTCGACCGGAAGATATTGATTACGTGAATGCCCACGGTACCAGTACGCCGACAAACGACCCAATTGAAACCAGGGCCATCAAAAAGGCCCTGGGAGAAAGAGCCAGAGAGATACCGGTAACAAGCACAAAATCGATGACAGGACACCTCGTCGGTGCAGCCGGCGGCCTTGAAACCATTATATCCGTCCTTACCATTCGAGACGGCTTTGTTCCCGGCACCATCAACCTTGAGGAGGCGGACCCGGAATGCGATCTCAATTATCTTCCCGGTAAGGGAAAAGAGATGAAAGTGAGGGCAACCCTTTCCAATAGCCTTGGTTTCGGCGGCCACAATGCGGTAGTAGCTGTTAAGGAGTGGAAAGAATGA
- the fabZ gene encoding 3-hydroxyacyl-ACP dehydratase FabZ: protein MNPNFEPMTAPVDLEGVKTLLPHRDPFLFVDSLLAFNEETIVGEKLFGDDEFFFRGHFPTYPVVPGVLLVESMAQCGGAGVAAAGFIRNTIFLLAGVEKAKFRRQVVPGDKVRFEIENKRISKLMIRQKGKALVGNEIAAEAEWFCIMKSEGE from the coding sequence ATGAACCCGAACTTTGAACCAATGACGGCCCCGGTCGATCTGGAAGGAGTAAAAACCCTCCTTCCCCATCGTGATCCCTTTCTCTTTGTCGATAGCCTCCTCGCCTTCAATGAGGAGACAATAGTCGGAGAAAAGCTTTTTGGCGACGATGAATTCTTTTTTCGCGGCCACTTTCCCACCTACCCTGTTGTTCCCGGGGTCCTACTCGTAGAGTCGATGGCCCAGTGCGGAGGTGCCGGTGTAGCCGCTGCCGGTTTTATTCGTAATACCATCTTCCTCCTTGCCGGCGTGGAAAAGGCAAAATTTCGGCGACAGGTGGTACCAGGGGACAAGGTCCGTTTCGAGATCGAAAACAAACGGATCAGCAAGTTGATGATTCGCCAGAAGGGCAAGGCCCTGGTCGGCAACGAGATTGCTGCGGAAGCAGAGTGGTTCTGTATCATGAAGAGCGAAGGAGAATAG
- the fabV gene encoding enoyl-ACP reductase FabV, with the protein MEPKIRGAICMNAHPKGCAEETRRQIHWTQDYFSHHKASKKLKRVLVIGASTGYGLASRIAAAFGYGAATIGVSFEKEPSEKRPATPGWYNTKAFDEEAKKAGIPAVSFNGDAFSNEMRAKVGDALKSLGGPADLVIYSLASGVRTDPADGTLYRSVLKPLGEVYKAKSVDFINGRLGEVEIAPATEEERRATVKVMGGEDWRLWIDYLGAQGLLAPDVKTLAYSYIGPEVTHAVYREGTIGSAKKDLEETAKRLDKELSASGGGAYVSVNKAVVTRASAVIPVVSLYISLLFKVMKQKGLHEGCIEQMVRLFSQRLYSDKAVSVDAEGRIRIDDWEMREDIQEEVSSLWERVDDENIEELADLAGYRENFLKIHGFSVPGIDYDAEVDFLDI; encoded by the coding sequence ATGGAACCCAAAATCAGAGGAGCAATCTGCATGAATGCACACCCAAAAGGGTGTGCCGAGGAAACCCGCAGGCAGATACACTGGACACAAGACTATTTTTCGCATCATAAGGCATCAAAGAAACTGAAAAGGGTCCTTGTCATAGGTGCGTCAACGGGATACGGGCTTGCCAGCAGAATAGCCGCAGCCTTCGGCTATGGCGCCGCGACCATCGGCGTTTCGTTTGAAAAAGAACCAAGCGAGAAACGGCCAGCTACCCCGGGGTGGTATAATACCAAGGCCTTTGACGAAGAAGCGAAAAAGGCAGGAATCCCGGCCGTAAGTTTCAACGGCGACGCCTTTTCGAACGAAATGCGGGCAAAGGTCGGGGACGCCCTCAAAAGTCTGGGCGGCCCTGCCGACCTTGTTATCTACAGCCTTGCCTCGGGAGTCAGAACCGACCCTGCCGACGGTACCCTCTATCGATCGGTCCTTAAACCCCTCGGAGAGGTGTACAAAGCCAAATCGGTGGATTTCATCAACGGTCGCCTCGGCGAAGTGGAAATTGCCCCCGCCACCGAAGAAGAAAGACGTGCCACGGTCAAGGTTATGGGCGGCGAAGACTGGCGGCTGTGGATCGATTATCTTGGGGCACAGGGACTCTTGGCCCCCGATGTAAAAACCCTAGCCTACTCATATATCGGGCCCGAGGTAACCCATGCTGTCTATCGTGAAGGAACCATCGGATCGGCAAAAAAGGATTTGGAAGAAACCGCAAAAAGGCTCGACAAGGAACTTTCCGCATCAGGCGGTGGGGCCTATGTGTCGGTTAACAAGGCAGTGGTGACACGTGCAAGTGCCGTCATTCCCGTGGTATCCCTCTATATCAGCCTTCTCTTTAAGGTAATGAAGCAGAAGGGGCTACATGAAGGTTGCATAGAACAGATGGTCAGACTTTTTTCACAGCGCCTTTATAGCGACAAGGCCGTTTCCGTCGATGCAGAGGGCCGCATACGGATCGATGACTGGGAGATGCGGGAGGATATTCAGGAAGAGGTTTCTTCCCTTTGGGAAAGGGTCGACGACGAAAATATTGAAGAGTTGGCCGATCTCGCTGGCTATCGTGAGAATTTTCTGAAGATACACGGATTCTCAGTACCGGGCATCGATTATGATGCTGAAGTAGATTTTCTGGACATATAA
- a CDS encoding helix-turn-helix domain-containing protein, which produces MDPEQRPPQVGKNIQKVRKEKRLTLGHLSQVSGVSKAMLSQIETEKVNPTIATIWKIAQGLQISLNTLLKSNNDEGRRFHVSRSEHITSLDAEEEGVHIKVLSPFSMVEDLEIYLVSLTAGGVLHSQAHIPKTEEFVTVISGSVRVNAGTNMGELHKGDFVSYHSDVKHSIENIGSGEAVVHMVVRFHHPR; this is translated from the coding sequence ATGGATCCTGAACAACGACCTCCTCAGGTAGGGAAGAATATACAAAAGGTTAGAAAAGAAAAACGATTAACCTTGGGCCACCTTTCGCAGGTCAGCGGAGTGTCGAAGGCAATGTTGAGTCAGATCGAAACGGAAAAGGTAAACCCCACAATCGCTACGATATGGAAGATAGCGCAGGGTTTGCAGATATCACTAAACACCTTGCTAAAAAGTAACAACGATGAAGGACGACGTTTCCATGTGTCCCGAAGTGAACACATCACTTCATTGGATGCCGAGGAAGAAGGGGTCCATATTAAGGTTCTTTCTCCGTTTTCCATGGTTGAGGATCTTGAAATCTATCTGGTGAGCCTCACCGCAGGGGGAGTCTTGCACTCACAAGCCCATATTCCGAAGACCGAAGAGTTCGTAACAGTTATTTCGGGGTCGGTACGGGTAAACGCTGGAACAAATATGGGAGAACTCCATAAGGGAGACTTTGTCAGCTATCATAGTGATGTGAAGCATAGTATAGAAAATATCGGTTCAGGTGAGGCGGTAGTACACATGGTGGTACGCTTCCATCACCCACGCTGA
- a CDS encoding RNA methyltransferase, with product MGNLRIVLVEPQTAGNIGSVCRAMKNMGIHDLAIVGARNYDENRILTLALHARDIWHNALRFPDIDAALEDCVFSAGITRRRGKFRKYFSLLPEELAKRVSAIENGTVAAVFGREADGLRDDELARCSVAVHIPSSPDFPSLNLSHAVQIICYELFRCRTPSSVTFQPIKRKDVDKVAATIVDNFDAIGFFKQDEKDEVRIFFHDILTRAALSAKEAKRIEKMFRKMAGIKLHKG from the coding sequence TTGGGAAATCTGCGAATCGTACTGGTCGAACCCCAGACCGCGGGGAATATCGGTTCGGTCTGTCGTGCAATGAAAAACATGGGAATCCATGATTTGGCGATTGTCGGGGCCCGGAATTACGATGAAAACAGGATTCTGACACTTGCGCTTCATGCGAGGGATATATGGCACAATGCCTTACGGTTTCCGGATATCGACGCGGCCCTCGAGGATTGTGTTTTTTCCGCAGGAATAACACGACGGAGAGGAAAATTTCGTAAATACTTTTCTTTGCTTCCCGAAGAGCTCGCAAAACGGGTCTCTGCGATAGAAAACGGAACGGTGGCTGCTGTTTTCGGAAGAGAGGCAGATGGACTTAGGGACGATGAACTTGCACGCTGTTCCGTGGCGGTCCACATCCCTTCAAGTCCGGATTTTCCGAGTCTGAATCTTTCCCACGCCGTGCAAATTATCTGCTACGAGCTCTTTCGCTGCAGGACTCCGTCATCGGTTACCTTTCAGCCAATCAAGCGAAAGGATGTCGATAAGGTTGCCGCCACAATCGTTGACAATTTCGATGCTATCGGTTTTTTTAAACAGGACGAGAAAGACGAGGTCCGTATCTTCTTTCATGATATTCTTACACGCGCTGCCCTAAGTGCAAAGGAAGCAAAGCGAATCGAGAAAATGTTTCGAAAAATGGCGGGGATCAAGCTTCACAAAGGCTAA
- a CDS encoding adenylate/guanylate cyclase domain-containing protein, with translation MEGNVIEQSGTTFFDLDDLLAHARDVAGRHQAAPSYVIFYLRELLKNNGLTDADDHRVEEIRLLIAELEKSEPSLDRQLEAINNLVAARDSAFALEKASREISFRKEIEEFYLPKQLISAIIENGEIPSSSQEQVIGIGFIDIADYTYLSKFLSPKENQIVLNGLYAAFNSVLKRHGGFLNKIEGDSIMFHFGGLIDPSVRELDHEQTERYIAKELFYTCVEMQRVAFLFNQANDRFLFDADDETRESVKRAFDIIGALRTSHDLGQAINAFFQIRIRIGANIGEVTIGNFGPDGARQWDVIGEPVIKAKRMESTAPIGGFRISDDLFSILEKTGTADEYYRRFKREAEALFGAFRDITKEELFQKSLVRLKDKRNAEFKTYSVQVNPGLPEALKNQANLLLEKGEEGADRIVSMLQYYRGNRFVINGLGLLFKDKGIDLKIGEMVSYMLPRRWEALLGKFDGDKKAAERAMGDGYSLFSMFELFGTLQDLIKEDDLPTKPKIDFENYDSYMKKMQEWMTMENSYREKRTYQRSHFFNYIYPMVFISIRTSVLEYQHRATIEDEMTENLEELEEV, from the coding sequence ATGGAAGGGAATGTCATCGAACAGAGCGGTACCACCTTTTTCGATCTTGACGACTTGCTTGCCCATGCCAGGGATGTTGCAGGCAGACATCAAGCGGCTCCTTCCTATGTGATTTTCTATCTTCGTGAACTATTGAAAAACAACGGGCTTACGGATGCCGACGACCATCGGGTGGAAGAGATACGGCTGCTTATTGCCGAACTGGAGAAGAGTGAACCCTCCCTGGATCGGCAGCTTGAGGCTATTAACAATCTGGTTGCTGCAAGAGATTCCGCTTTTGCTCTGGAAAAAGCAAGTCGGGAAATCAGTTTCCGAAAGGAGATCGAGGAGTTTTATCTCCCCAAACAGCTGATCTCTGCAATAATCGAGAATGGAGAAATCCCCAGTTCAAGTCAGGAACAGGTGATCGGTATTGGTTTTATTGATATTGCCGACTATACCTATCTCAGCAAATTCTTGAGTCCGAAGGAAAATCAGATTGTTCTTAACGGCCTTTATGCGGCGTTCAACTCCGTCTTGAAACGCCACGGAGGTTTTCTCAATAAGATCGAAGGAGATTCGATCATGTTCCATTTCGGCGGCCTGATCGACCCTTCGGTGCGGGAGCTGGATCATGAGCAGACGGAACGTTACATTGCAAAGGAACTTTTTTATACCTGTGTGGAGATGCAACGGGTGGCCTTTCTCTTCAACCAGGCAAACGATCGCTTTCTCTTCGATGCCGACGACGAAACCAGAGAGTCTGTCAAACGGGCTTTTGATATTATTGGTGCCTTGAGGACCAGCCATGATTTGGGGCAGGCCATCAATGCTTTCTTCCAGATTCGAATTCGTATCGGAGCCAATATAGGAGAGGTTACCATTGGCAATTTCGGACCGGATGGGGCGAGACAATGGGATGTCATCGGTGAGCCGGTAATCAAGGCAAAACGAATGGAATCTACGGCACCGATCGGTGGATTCCGGATCAGTGACGACCTCTTTTCTATTCTGGAAAAGACTGGCACCGCCGATGAATATTACCGACGTTTCAAGCGGGAGGCCGAGGCTCTTTTTGGTGCCTTCAGGGATATCACTAAAGAGGAGTTGTTCCAAAAAAGCCTGGTTCGACTTAAGGATAAACGGAATGCCGAATTCAAGACCTATAGTGTCCAGGTAAACCCCGGACTTCCCGAGGCTCTGAAGAACCAGGCAAATCTGCTTTTGGAGAAGGGTGAGGAAGGGGCGGATCGTATCGTGTCGATGCTCCAGTACTACCGTGGTAATCGTTTCGTCATCAACGGCCTCGGCCTCCTCTTTAAAGATAAGGGAATTGATCTGAAAATTGGTGAGATGGTGAGCTATATGCTGCCTCGGCGTTGGGAAGCCCTTCTGGGTAAGTTCGACGGAGACAAGAAGGCTGCAGAACGGGCCATGGGAGACGGCTATTCGCTTTTTTCCATGTTCGAGCTTTTCGGAACGCTTCAGGACCTTATCAAAGAAGATGATTTGCCTACCAAGCCGAAAATCGATTTTGAAAACTATGATTCCTACATGAAAAAGATGCAGGAGTGGATGACGATGGAGAACTCATATCGAGAAAAGAGGACCTATCAAAGAAGCCACTTTTTCAATTACATTTATCCCATGGTTTTTATCAGCATCCGGACAAGTGTTCTTGAATACCAGCATAGAGCTACGATAGAAGATGAGATGACGGAAAACCTTGAGGAGTTGGAAGAGGTCTGA